The uncultured Mailhella sp. genome segment GCAGCTGGATCCGGAAAAGGGGCACGACTGGGGCGTGGCGCAGAACTGACGCCGCGCTTCCCCGGCGAGCCTCGGCAAAAAACGCCGACGCCGTCCGACGACATCCGCTTCATCAAGGCCGATCCCACAACGGGGTCGGCCTTTTTCATGGTCAAGGCCGGACTCGACCGCCTTGCCGGAAAAGCTGCGCCGCAGGTGGCCGGACTCTCGGAAAATGCGCGTAAAAGACCGAATGCGCGCCGACTTTGCCGGGAAAGGCTTCGGACTCAAGGACGCCGCGCCTGAGCGCCGGACGCACGCAGCTCTTGCCGGAAACCGGAAAAGCCTCGGGAAATCACGCCGGAAATTTCCCCACTCCCTCCAGCACGCTTTCTCCCCCGTGCGCCGCACCTAAGAACTCGGAACATGAGGCAAACGGCCCCTTCGACTCCGGCGCCGACGCGCCTTCCAGAGTCCCTCTCCGCCGCTCTCCCGCGCTCTGCGCTTCCCTGAGCCCTTTGCTCAGGTCTTTCGGCTCCGCGCCGTGCAGGGCGCGCCACGGCCCGCAGCGCCGCAGGTATGGTATTCGCGCCCAGTCTGGCGACAAAAAAGGGCGGAAAGATCGCTCCTTCCGCCCCTCAGGGTATGTCATTGTCAGACGGCAGACGCCGCCCGTTCAACGCGCGCTCTTTGGATCATCAGTCCAGAGAGGCCGCTTCCTCCACCACTTCAAAGGCTTCGATGACGTCGCCGACCTTGATGTCGTGGAAGTTGTCGAGGCCCACGCCGCATTCAAGGTTGCGCACGACTTCGCGGGCGTCGTCCTTGAGGCGCTTGAGGGAAGCGATCTTGCCGGTGTACACCACCACGCCGTCGCGCAGCAGGCGCACGTTGGCGGTGCGGGTGAGCTTGCCGTCCGTAACCATGCAGCCCGCAATGAGGCCGACCTTGGGCACGGAGAAGGTCTGACGCACTTCGGCCTGACCGAGATACACTTCCTTGGACACGGGAGCCAGCAGGCCGGCCATGGCGCTCTTGATCTCGTCCACCAGCTTGTAGATGATGTCGTAGAAGCGGATGTCCACCTGTTCCTGTTCGGCCACTTCCTTGACCTTGGCCGTGGGACGGACGTTGAAGCCGATGATGATGGCATTGGACGCCGCAGCCAGCATGACGTCGGATTCCGAAATCGCGCCCGCGCCGCCGTGGATGATGTCGATGCGCACCTTGTCGGTGCTGAGCTTGCGCAGCGACTCGGTAATGGCTTCCAGAGAGCCCTGCACGTCGGCCTTGAGAACCACGTTGAGCACCTGCGTTTCCTGCGCGTCCGCGCTCTGCTTGAGGAAGTTTTCAAGGGTCACGCGGGACACCTTGGCCAGTTCCTTCTCGCGCAGCTTGGTGGCGCGGGATTCGGCGATGCGGCGGGCCGTCTTTTCATCTTCGAGGCACACAAACTCGTCGCCGGCTTCCGGCACGCCTTCAAAGCCCTGGATTTCCACAGGCATGGAAGGTCCGGCTTCCTTGATCTTGCGGCCCTGATCGTTGAAGAGCGCGCGAACGCGGCCGGAGAACACGCCGCACACGAACACGTCGCCCTGATGCAGCGTGCCTTCCTGCACGAGCACTGTGGCCACGGGGCCGCGGCCCTTGTCGAGCTTGGCTTCCACCACGTGACCGCGGGCGGGCTTGTCGGGATTGGCCTTGAGTTCCAGAATTTCGGCCTGGAGGGCGATGAGTTCCAGAAGATCGTCGAGGCCCTTGCCCGTTTTGGCGGAAACCATGGCCACCACGGTGTCGCCGCCCCAGGCTTCGGGCTGCAGTCCGAGTTCGGAGAGCTCGCGGAGCACGCGGTCGGGATTGGCGGTTTCCTTGTCTATCTTGTTCACGGCCACCAGAATGGGCACGCCGGCGGCGCGGGAGTGGTTGATGGCTTCGCGGGTCTGTTCCATGACGCCGTCGTCGGCGGCGACCACGAGCACCACGAGATCGGTCACCTGCGCGCCGCGGGCGCGCATGGCGGTGAAGGCCGCATGACCGGGCGTGTCGAGGAACACGATGTCGCCGCGCTTGGTCTTCACGAGATACGCGCCGATGTGCTGCGTAATGCCGCCCGCTTCGCCGCTGGTCACGCTGGTCTTGCGGATGGCGTCAAGCAGAGAGGTCTTGCCGTGGTCGACGTGGCCCATGATGGTCACCACCGGAGGACGGGGCTTGAGCATCTCGGGCGTATCCACCACGGTGGGCACGAGGTAATCTTCTTCGGAGAAGCCCACCTTTTCCACTTCGTAGCCGAATTCCGAAGCCACGAGCGTGGCGGTGTCGATGTCGAGGGCGTTGTTGATGGTGGCCATCACGCCGAGACCGAACAGAACCTTGATGACTTCGCTGGACTTCACGCCCATCTGATGGGCCAGTTCCGACACGCGGATGGATTCTTCCACGCGAATCTTGCGCTTGGTGGCCTTCATGGGCTGAGTGGACTGGCTCACCGCCTGATGCTGCTGCTTCTTGGGCTTGTGCGAGCGGCGGGTGCGGACCATGCCCTCGTCGTCATCCATGTCGGGGCCGCCGTGACGACGGCTGAAATCGTCGGCGTCCTGCGGGAAGTCGGTGGAACGACGGCTCTTGCTGTTGCGCTTCTTGCGGCTCTGCTCGTTTTCCATGGGAGGCTGCTGACCGAAGGGCGGCGTGAAGGAACCGCCGGCGGAACGGCCGCCCGCCGGACGATTGCCGGAAGGAC includes the following:
- the infB gene encoding translation initiation factor IF-2, yielding MDKIKIKDAALEQGMKPEELVARLREAGIEKTVKGSISPEEYEKVKVKKSEASVEVVRKDVIIRRRSKPAAAQAPAAPVVEEKAAAPAAAQTPAAPEAEAAEKAAPAAEKAPKKARTPREAAPVARIVRPARVVTPEPEPAPAPAAKVVEKPAVEKPAAEKSAPEKPVAAKVVEKPADEAADKTAPARRTEAPAARIVTPRPAPAPAKEEKPEVRPAASAEPAKSERARRAPAASAEPEGSSQPSLLPPVQERRHVSEEHEGEDARKKAQPAADGTPRVRVISRPDPTQARIIRPASPSENRSSRDGDNRRDGGRRDARPVRPDARDGRDGRDGRDGRDGDNRDNRRSGGNRPSGNRPAGGRSAGGSFTPPFGQQPPMENEQSRKKRNSKSRRSTDFPQDADDFSRRHGGPDMDDDEGMVRTRRSHKPKKQQHQAVSQSTQPMKATKRKIRVEESIRVSELAHQMGVKSSEVIKVLFGLGVMATINNALDIDTATLVASEFGYEVEKVGFSEEDYLVPTVVDTPEMLKPRPPVVTIMGHVDHGKTSLLDAIRKTSVTSGEAGGITQHIGAYLVKTKRGDIVFLDTPGHAAFTAMRARGAQVTDLVVLVVAADDGVMEQTREAINHSRAAGVPILVAVNKIDKETANPDRVLRELSELGLQPEAWGGDTVVAMVSAKTGKGLDDLLELIALQAEILELKANPDKPARGHVVEAKLDKGRGPVATVLVQEGTLHQGDVFVCGVFSGRVRALFNDQGRKIKEAGPSMPVEIQGFEGVPEAGDEFVCLEDEKTARRIAESRATKLREKELAKVSRVTLENFLKQSADAQETQVLNVVLKADVQGSLEAITESLRKLSTDKVRIDIIHGGAGAISESDVMLAAASNAIIIGFNVRPTAKVKEVAEQEQVDIRFYDIIYKLVDEIKSAMAGLLAPVSKEVYLGQAEVRQTFSVPKVGLIAGCMVTDGKLTRTANVRLLRDGVVVYTGKIASLKRLKDDAREVVRNLECGVGLDNFHDIKVGDVIEAFEVVEEAASLD